One Salvia splendens isolate huo1 chromosome 12, SspV2, whole genome shotgun sequence genomic window carries:
- the LOC121759235 gene encoding transcription factor EGL1-like isoform X1: protein MATANQKVVPDDLRQQLALAVKSIQWSYAIFWSFSAQQSGALGWSEGYYNGDIKTRKTVQAVELNSDPLGLQRSDQLRELFESLSLGESTPQPKRPTAALSPEDLTDTEWYFLVCMSFVFNVGQGLPGRSYAENETIWLRNAHLADTKLFARSLLAKSASLQTVVCFPHLGGVVELGTTELVPEDRGLIPHIKSSFLESSSDTFINLSHDLVYQVLDHSNIPENNLDEVEVYSPDTSSDEFADNVLIEGSCLADGADGEDDAVSNGTNNATSSSDCVSQTHGKLDVKVQEFDEKKASAANCVHVGQECNQQTLPSFNGGGDVHYHNVLSSLLKSSHQLILGPYRNGKRGSSFISWKDRKSSPRLVQSASPQWLLKKVLFEVARMHENAQIESAKNKDRCDDRSLQQEGEEVDKNHVLSERKRREKISVRFAILGSLVPSGGKVDKVSVLDHTIEYLRELERKVQDLEAYKEATERETTQSRAHDAMERTSDNYGHSKLGSITKLLGNKKKASDVEKTAPENKRTRSTSSTDSITISITDKDVLIEMRCSWRQCVLIQVMEALTQLNLESQSVQSSNTDGILSLSINAKSKGVKGVSAGAIKQALQKIIKKN from the exons ATGGCTACTGCAAATCAAAAGGTTGTTCCAGATGATCTCAGACAGCAGCTTGCTCTTGCAGTTAAAAGCATCCAATGGAGCTATGCAATTTTTTGGTCTTTTTCTGCTCAACAATCCGG GGCGTTGGGGTGGAGTGAGGGGTACTACAATGGTGATATCAAGACTAGGAAAACAGTTCAAGCTGTAGAGTTGAACTCGGATCCTCTGGGATTGCAGAGGAGTGATCAGCTAAGGGAATTGTTTGAGTCTCTTTCATTAGGTGAAAGCACCCCACAGCCTAAGAGGCCTACAGCTGCATTATCCCCCGAAGATCTCACTGACACTGAGTGGTATTTTCTGGTGTGTATGTCGTTTGTCTTCAATGTCGGTCAAGG GTTGCCTGGAAGATCGTATGCAGAGAATGAGACAATCTGGCTGCGGAATGCTCATCTTGCAGACACGAAACTCTTTGCTCGTTCTTTGCTTGCGAAG AGTGCTTCTTTGCAG ACAGTAGTGTGCTTTCCGCATTTGGGAGGTGTGGTTgagctcggaacaaccgaacta GTTCCAGAGGATCGGGGTCTGATTCCGCATATAAAAAGTTCATTCTTGGAGAGTTCTTCCGATACTTTCATCAATCTGAGCCACGACCTCGTCTATCAAGTGCTCGATCACTCTAATATCCCCGAAAACAATCTTGATGAAGTGGAAGTGTATTCTCCTGACACCAGCTCAGATGAATTTGCAGACAACGTTCTAATAGAGGGATCGTGTTTAGCAGATGGCGCTGATGGAGAGGACGACGCTGTCAGCAATGGCACAAACAATGCCACGAGCTCCAGTGACTGCGTGTCTCAGACTCATGGGAAACTGGATGTGAAAGTCCAAGAATTTGATGAAAAGAAGGCGAGTGCTGCTAATTGTGTGCACGTCGGTCAAGAATGCAACCAGCAGACATTGCCTAGCTTCAACGGTGGTGGTGATGTCCATTACCACAATGTGCTTTCAAGCCTTTTGAAGAGCTCCCACCAGCTGATTCTGGGGCCTTACAGAAATGGTAAAAGAGGATCGAGCTTCATCAGCTGGAAAGACAGAAAATCGAGCCCTCGATTGGTCCAGAGCGCATCGCCACAGTGGCTACTAAAGAAAGTGCTCTTTGAAGTAGCTAGAATGCATGAAAATGCCCAGATTGAATCTGCCAAAAACAAGGACAGATGTGATGACCGCTCTCTACAGCAAGAAGGCGAGGAAGTCGACAAAAACCATGTCCTGTCTGAAAGGAAACGGAGAGAGAAGATAAGCGTGAGATTCGCCATTCTTGGATCATTGGTTCCGTCTGGTGGCAAG GTTGATAAAGTATCAGTACTTGATCACACAATAGAGTATCTGAGAGAACTGGAGAGGAAGGTGCAGGATCTGGAAGCGTACAAGGAAGCAACGGAACGAGAAACCACACAGAGCAGGGCCCACGATGCCATGGAGAGGACTTCGGACAACTACGGACATAGCAAGCTTGGAAGCATCACAAAGCTACTCGGGAACAAGAAGAAAGCTAGTGATGTAGAGAAAACTGCACCCGAGAATAAGAGGACTCGGTCGACTTCATCGACAGACAGCATAACCATCAGCATCACAGACAAGGATGTGCTGATTGAGATGAGATGTTCTTGGAGGCAGTGTGTACTGATTCAAGTTATGGAAGCTTTGACTCAACTGAATCTTGAATCACAATCTGTTCAATCTTCCAACACTGATGGGattctctccctctctatcAATGCCAAG AGCAAGGGAGTGAAAGGTGTATCAGCTGGTGCAATAAAACAAGCTcttcagaaaattatcaaaaaaaattga
- the LOC121759235 gene encoding transcription factor EGL1-like isoform X2, with product MATANQKVVPDDLRQQLALAVKSIQWSYAIFWSFSAQQSGALGWSEGYYNGDIKTRKTVQAVELNSDPLGLQRSDQLRELFESLSLGESTPQPKRPTAALSPEDLTDTEWYFLVCMSFVFNVGQGLPGRSYAENETIWLRNAHLADTKLFARSLLAKSASLQTVVCFPHLGGVVELGTTELVPEDRGLIPHIKSSFLESSSDTFINLSHDLVYQVLDHSNIPENNLDEVEVYSPDTSSDEFADNVLIEGSCLADGADGEDDAVSNGTNNATSSSDCVSQTHGKLDVKVQEFDEKKASAANCVHVGQECNQQTLPSFNGGGDVHYHNVLSSLLKSSHQLILGPYRNGKRGSSFISWKDRKSSPRLVQSASPQWLLKKVLFEVARMHENAQIESAKNKDRCDDRSLQQEGEEVDKNHVLSERKRREKISVRFAILGSLVPSGGKVDKVSVLDHTIEYLRELERKVQDLEAYKEATERETTQSRAHDAMERTSDNYGHSKLGSITKLLGNKKKASDVEKTAPENKRTRSTSSTDSITISITDKDVLIEMRCSWRQCVLIQVMEALTQLNLESQSVQSSNTDGILSLSINAKSKGVKGVSAGAIKQALQKIIKKN from the exons ATGGCTACTGCAAATCAAAAGGTTGTTCCAGATGATCTCAGACAGCAGCTTGCTCTTGCAGTTAAAAGCATCCAATGGAGCTATGCAATTTTTTGGTCTTTTTCTGCTCAACAATCCGG GGCGTTGGGGTGGAGTGAGGGGTACTACAATGGTGATATCAAGACTAGGAAAACAGTTCAAGCTGTAGAGTTGAACTCGGATCCTCTGGGATTGCAGAGGAGTGATCAGCTAAGGGAATTGTTTGAGTCTCTTTCATTAGGTGAAAGCACCCCACAGCCTAAGAGGCCTACAGCTGCATTATCCCCCGAAGATCTCACTGACACTGAGTGGTATTTTCTGGTGTGTATGTCGTTTGTCTTCAATGTCGGTCAAGG GTTGCCTGGAAGATCGTATGCAGAGAATGAGACAATCTGGCTGCGGAATGCTCATCTTGCAGACACGAAACTCTTTGCTCGTTCTTTGCTTGCGAAG AGTGC TTCTTTGCAGACAGTAGTGTGCTTTCCGCATTTGGGAGGTGTGGTTgagctcggaacaaccgaacta GTTCCAGAGGATCGGGGTCTGATTCCGCATATAAAAAGTTCATTCTTGGAGAGTTCTTCCGATACTTTCATCAATCTGAGCCACGACCTCGTCTATCAAGTGCTCGATCACTCTAATATCCCCGAAAACAATCTTGATGAAGTGGAAGTGTATTCTCCTGACACCAGCTCAGATGAATTTGCAGACAACGTTCTAATAGAGGGATCGTGTTTAGCAGATGGCGCTGATGGAGAGGACGACGCTGTCAGCAATGGCACAAACAATGCCACGAGCTCCAGTGACTGCGTGTCTCAGACTCATGGGAAACTGGATGTGAAAGTCCAAGAATTTGATGAAAAGAAGGCGAGTGCTGCTAATTGTGTGCACGTCGGTCAAGAATGCAACCAGCAGACATTGCCTAGCTTCAACGGTGGTGGTGATGTCCATTACCACAATGTGCTTTCAAGCCTTTTGAAGAGCTCCCACCAGCTGATTCTGGGGCCTTACAGAAATGGTAAAAGAGGATCGAGCTTCATCAGCTGGAAAGACAGAAAATCGAGCCCTCGATTGGTCCAGAGCGCATCGCCACAGTGGCTACTAAAGAAAGTGCTCTTTGAAGTAGCTAGAATGCATGAAAATGCCCAGATTGAATCTGCCAAAAACAAGGACAGATGTGATGACCGCTCTCTACAGCAAGAAGGCGAGGAAGTCGACAAAAACCATGTCCTGTCTGAAAGGAAACGGAGAGAGAAGATAAGCGTGAGATTCGCCATTCTTGGATCATTGGTTCCGTCTGGTGGCAAG GTTGATAAAGTATCAGTACTTGATCACACAATAGAGTATCTGAGAGAACTGGAGAGGAAGGTGCAGGATCTGGAAGCGTACAAGGAAGCAACGGAACGAGAAACCACACAGAGCAGGGCCCACGATGCCATGGAGAGGACTTCGGACAACTACGGACATAGCAAGCTTGGAAGCATCACAAAGCTACTCGGGAACAAGAAGAAAGCTAGTGATGTAGAGAAAACTGCACCCGAGAATAAGAGGACTCGGTCGACTTCATCGACAGACAGCATAACCATCAGCATCACAGACAAGGATGTGCTGATTGAGATGAGATGTTCTTGGAGGCAGTGTGTACTGATTCAAGTTATGGAAGCTTTGACTCAACTGAATCTTGAATCACAATCTGTTCAATCTTCCAACACTGATGGGattctctccctctctatcAATGCCAAG AGCAAGGGAGTGAAAGGTGTATCAGCTGGTGCAATAAAACAAGCTcttcagaaaattatcaaaaaaaattga
- the LOC121757608 gene encoding uncharacterized protein LOC121757608, giving the protein MPSICIIVLDFFMQDSISENETFSNVADDFPSSPTLDMSDNNTNQEEYQSPVSVLDQFFAEDPSSPSNMPFQSARGTLKLRRLHFEEHKLVFPSQVILTEYDPCKHDQDHTISNYVRLILEASSQNWDQLSAMRLLSQHLLHPSLLDQAQFLQFDPHFDTKLLFDHINFLSPYWPAFAKPRICYFPLEAAVVDEIKRDAQFYLLPQTQTRTLNQIVAQDYRAINRGQMFVPEKEQIILHISEYILEESVLDVILVSLALELEVNL; this is encoded by the exons ATGCCATCAATTTGCATCATTgttcttgatttttttatgCAGGATTCAATCTCAGAGAATGAGACATTCTCAAATGTAGCAGATGATTTTCCATCTAGTCCCACATTAGACATGAGTGACAACAACACAAATCAAGAAGAATATCAAAGCCCGGTTTCGGTCCTCGACCAGTTCTTCGCAGAAGACCCCAGCAGTCCATCGAACATGCCGTTTCAATCAG CTCGAGGAACCCTGAAACTGAGGCGCCTTCACTTTGAGGAGCACAAATTAGTATTTCCCTCACAAGTCATACTAACGGAATACGATCCATGCAAACACGATCAAGACCACACGATCTCCAACTATGTGCGTTTGATACTTGAAGCTTCGTCTCAAAACTGGGATCAGCTCTCAGCAATGAGGCTACTTTCCCAACATCTGCTTCATCCATCCTTGTTAGATCAAGCCCAGTTTCTGCAGTTCGACCCTCATTTCGACACTAAGCTTCTCTTTGATCACATCAACTTTTTATCTCCATATTGGCCAGCATTTGCAAAGCCAAGAATCTGTTATTTTCCACTGGAAGCAGCTGTAGTTGATGAGATCAAGAGAGATGCTCAGTTCTATCTGCTTCCTCAAACACAGACAAGGACCTTAAACCAGATTGTTGCCCAAGATTATCGGGCCATCAATCGTGGCCAGATGTTCGTCCCCGAAAAAGAGCAGATCATCCTTCACATATCAGAATATATTCTGGAGGAATCAGTTCTTGATGTAATACTAGTGAGCTTAGCTCTTGAATTAGAAGTAAATTTATAG